The DNA region CATCTTCCTCATCGTGGACCTGGAGTCCCGGCACGAGTCGTCAGACGTGTACCGCACGGCCCGCGCCCTCCGCATCGTGCGCTTCACGAAGATCCTCAGTCTGCTGCGTCTTCTCAGACTGTCTCGCCTCATCCGCTACATTCACCAGTGGGAGGAGGTAAAGGAAGGATACACATGGCAAACAGAACATCGGAAATCAACACTTGTCCATTTAAATGTCTCTGTCCTCCATAAAATTTTCTTTCACTCAGATTTTCCACATGACCTATGACCTGGCCAGCGCTGTGGTGCGCATCGTCAACTTGATCggcatgatgctgctgttgtgccACTGGGACGGCTGCCTCACCTTCATGGTGCCGATGCTGCAAGAGTTCCCCCCGGACTGCTGGgtgtccaaaaacaacatggtggTAAGCACATGTTCATTAATTCATACGTGCATGATTTATGATACATATTAACatgaaaaccaagaaaaaaatcataataatagggacatttttattttaaagtaaatattcattcattactTCATCAAAATCTAAGACTTTATGCTTAGTAAACTACATGTTGAATTGTTTACCCGCATTTTACAGTTACAACCAAAAGACTCTTTAGGTTACATTGGCAGTCCATTTGAgttaatgatttttggaaatacgactctttgctttcttgccaagagttaaaTGACAAGATTGAGTCCACTTTCAAATCTTACTCCTGTAACTCTTGTAGGTTTAACACTGTATTAAAATTCCATATCATGGACATCCTTGCCAAAATAATTGCAATTCACAATATTATCccaataattatcaaaatatgcTTAAACTCTTAAAATGGCCTGAAAGATACTGGAATCACTTTaacttacattttacatttttacaacctCTCCTGCGTGCTGTGAGAATATACACCCATAAACATccagaacacagaaaataacgAGGAAATAAGAGAGAAGGTCGGAgcgcagagtctctgcagaatttgctccacacacttctagtgtgTCATAAGTGATAATTAAGAGGAATCCATTCTGTATGGGTCTGTATAGACATTTGGAAAATTCTGCATTGAATGtctttaagaacttttttttttacgtcaCAGATAGggcacatgtttttttttaagttaacatactttttgtggaaaaacaaataatcaaatcatCCTAAAAAGGCAGCCTTTTAACTATTTGAAATGTCTTCATctcttttgaaatttttaataTCTGCTAATGTTTGATTAAGATCTTTTGCATTAGATGgacagatagatagaaagacagacagacattcaGACAGTGCCAAGttgcaaaatcctttttgtACTTTGTTGCGATCTCCCATAAAGTTGTTTATTGTCCCATCCCTAATCTCTTCACAATCTAGGGAATAATTGTATTTCCAAAAAGTGCTTCTTTAATTGCAAGTGCaccaactgttttttattttacctataatttattataaattacattattttcaaaaactctGCCtcagcaggatttagggactaactataatttctttctttttttcaagctACGTTTAAGACAAAATGACagataaatctaccttctaccttcttctccttatgctgcattcatttgGCCTCTCTCAGCCATTGTAGTCATGATAATAGCctgtaaattatattttctcATGTCAGCACTCCTTTTGTTTATACTCTATCTTTCCCAGAATTCCACCTGGCACCTTCAGTACTCCTACGCCCTGTTTATGGCCATGAGTCACATGTTGTGTATAGGCTACGGTGCCCACCCTCCAGAAGGCATGAGCGACGTTTGGCTCACCATGATCAGTATGGTCGTGGGCGCCACCTGCTACGCCATGTTCCTCGGTCACGCAACTAACCTGGTGCAGTCGCTGGATGCATCACATCGCCAGTATCAGGAGAAGGTAATCACTTCTGCACTGACTGGAAAAGATTAACAGACCGAAACATTTTGACCTACAGCTTCAGTTGCTTTGTGCACAATATGCCCCTGGAGCTTCACGTGGATGCTAATGTGATTCTGGCTGCAAGGTTTAATATCACAGCCATGTTTTAAATCACGGGCTTGCTTACTACTCGTACTTTATTCGTGGAAATTGTGCCAAATGCCTAGAGAATATGTGTATTATCTAATGGATTTTGTGGCCTTACTGTGACCCTTTCCAGGGGATTTTCGCAAGATAAAGCAGCTCGCATGATAGACAAATGGCGTCACCTTTGTTTTGGATCACTGTTAGCTAATGCCCATTATAAATGAGTTTGTAATCCACTTAAAACTGGGGGGAAAAACTGCAATACAAATAgaataaatgtgtaattattgtACTTTGGAATAATTCAGCCAACACATGGTGGAAAATGTGACTGACTGTGACATCTGACATGAGCTCTGTGGAATTTCAATTGTATCCTCATGAAGGTCAAATCTCCATGTGGtttgtgcaaatgttttcagtatAAGCAAGTGGAGCAGTACATGTCGTTCCACAAACTGCCGGCGGACGTGAGACAGAGGATCCATGATTATTACGAGCAGCGATTCCAAGGCAAGATGTTCGATGAGGACAGCATCCTCGGAGAGCTCAGTGATCCACTGAAGGAGGTGTGTTCATCATTAAACCATCCATCTGACTTCCTGTTTCAGGCTTTCGCTTTATTTCTATCTTTTATTGAAACAGGCCTACACAGATGCAAATTTAAGcctgaaaaataagttttaagtCGACTTGTCAAGCAAtctgctggttgtttttttggattaattGATTTCAATCAATTGTTTAGTCtatgaaaaatcaaaatactgaAAGTAGAATTACCACCGTGCAGCTGTATGCCTCCATAAATCAGTTTTAcatacatttctgtgaaaacatggatgcttcatacACATCTTCCTCAGAAGTTCAGTACAATCAACAATcatttcaagattagtgtcaccagttcagtatctgaataatcgtctccccctctgttcctgagttataaAGTTTAGAAACTGCCAGAGAAGAGTTTTATTATAATTGATGCacggtcacaatgaccttgacctttgaccaccaatatAAAATCtgttcattgctgagtccaagtgaaagaaagaaattccctcgaggtGTTTTTTAGATATCAGTATAGATGGGACCAATGTACAGGCAGACATATGGACAACCCGAAAGAGTAATGCAATTGGTCAAGGCTAATCCTCACAACTGACAAGTTAAACCaagatatttgacattttttaatcattacaaataataaattgtcaaaaaaagttgctaattaattttctgttcgACTAGTTGATAAACTAAATATTTCAGGTCTACAAAATCTATGAGCTCCAAAACAATTTCTTAAtgtcctctctcttctctctctcccaacCCTGCAGGAGATTGTCAGTTATAACTGCCGAGGGCTCGTAGCCAACATGCCCCTGTTCGCCAACACTGACCCTCATTTTGTGACGGTGATCCTGACCAAACTGCGCTTCGAAGTCTTCCAACCTTCAGACTTCATTATACGAGAGGGGACGCTGGGACGCAAAATGTACTTCATCCAGCATGGCACTGTCACCGTCATCCCGCGCGGCAGCAAGGAGATTACGCTCAACGATGGAGCATATTTTGGAGGTAAAACATTTGAGTTGAACCCTCAAAATGTTTCCAGTCAAATTTATGAGCgacactaggcgggtttccatcacagattggTGCAAgaattaagcaatattttcgatTTAACACAATCGCgggatgactgcgtttccattgaatAATGtaatgcgacttctcctctcacgataatggtgatggatgttcagaacCTCAGCAGGTATATTTCTATTGCAACCACCGCACCACCTGTCAGTCCAGTCGAAGGTGATGTTTGTATGTGAGCAATAATACAAAGGCAAGGCCCTCATAGCTGCGATATATGAGGggtttctgggaggtgatagtccacgatttcacagctcaacttttgaagagttatgcgatgcagtaacacctcttgtagcaccttctgcatcatgcccgagggataCAGtttctactgacaagcacatagccatagcatcatgtgaaacaaatgttttcattgcagttttcagaaatatggcttttttgaatcgtctgaaataccacctcatacgagcgttttttttttcttggcaaatgttcagttaattttcttgtacttttcacatattttttgctaacttctgggtcatttcttcttttgttgctcattaccttcttcccatgttttgaaaaaaaaaaagtaatttcactaTGTTGCAAAGGgttgaataaataatttgattgaatATCCCTCTTTGCTGagaaacagttttgtgtgaaaggaattaaaagcctgtcCTAAATGTAAGCCCGCTGACTTCAGCGATTTAAGCAAAAAATAGCAATTACTTGAAATTTTCCGGTATACACAAACAAATCCTTGTTGCTCGAAGGATTAAACTGACTCTCTCCTTTTTGGTTCAGAGATCTGCCTGTTAACCCAGGGACGACGCACAGCCACTGTGAGAGCGGACACCTACTGTCGCCTTTACTCCCTGAGTGTGGACAGTTTCAACGAGGTCCTGGAGGAGCATCCTTTGATGAGGAGGGCGTTTGAGAGTGTGGCTGTGGACAGACTGGGCCGCGTCGCTCGCAGACCCAGTTATCAGCCTCCTGCAGCTGAGTGACGTCCTCAGTGAACATCAGAAAGAGACTCCTGCCAGAGACGTGGAGGACATTTGTCACACTTCGACGGaacttgaaaacacaaacagagtaAATTTTAGTAATTGCTGTTCACTTTAGTGCTCAGTGATCAGCCTGATGGAGAccctcctttttatttattaacttgcTGGactttgttggaaaaaaaaaatcatttcattttggaTTTCAGTAAGCTTTATGATCACATTTGTGTTAGATCTTTGTACGCATTTTATGTTAAATCCATCGTGTAATTTACAAATTGATGAGCaaataataactattattttgtttcttcagcaaattacagtttttggcGATACATGTGCGTTTTACCGATGGCAACACTATCTTTTCCAAAtgtaaataatcattattagtttgatttctctgTCTGCAGTTTCATACGAGATATCAGCAGCTCATAAGATCATCAGCTGGGCGTCACACAGCTGTATGTATCTAATGACCCCTCAGTTCTGTAGGTCGCATCATATCACGTTTTAATACCAATGTTCACTGCGGATAAGCTGCTGTGATGTAATAACCGTACAGGATATGATTGTACACAGTTATACATCACTTTTTAAATTGCCACATTTcacaatattcacatttgaCGAGATAATCTGAAAAATCCATTTTTGCATCTGTGCAGTTTTATATCAAATATTAtaagctgtgtttttttcccccacaaatgtattaaattactcgctttctttttaaatttcaccttaattggttttcattttctgaGGGCAATTAATTTGCAAACatcatttggcattttaaaaaaaaggttaatgtAGATAAGGTAGGTTAATAAGCTGATATTAGTGTAgtattttaatatgtaaaaaaaaacaaaacacaactatGATTCATTTGAACTGATTATTGGCAAATGACACAATATTCTCATGTATCTGACTTATTACATCTTTATTGATTGATAAAGTGTATCAGGTAAAATGATGCATAGAAAAAAGTCcgaaattattaaatataatccATTGTCCAGTATGTAAATATATTGATATACATATAATACAGTAAGTATTATATTATCATCTgaatttgtttaatatttactACAGTGTTTAGCCTGTCCTTTTTACTTCAACTCTCTGACGAACAATCCTTCAACTGATGATGTcatgtaaatacaaatatttctaccctttaaaatgaatataaaaatgtatttttgcctATGGCGTGTTTCAAATATGTCATTTATAACTGCTGATTagtgtgcacacatacacacacacacacacacacacacacaccactgatGACAGACACACTCAGATAAAAGGAataccacaatgtaaaaaataccCTCTTTTACTTCCAAGAGAGAAgataataacaattaataaaatattattaattgttTCTATATTAAAATTACAGCATTGAAGATCTCCATTTCGTTCCTTACGATAAGTGTTACAAAATTGCAGTGAGTTTGACTAAAGACAGCAgggtggctgtgtgtgtgtgtgtgtgtgtgtgtgtgtgtgtgtgtgtgtgtgtgtaagggcaAGTTATTAGTGACTATGCAACACTTGTGattaagaagaaagaaagaaattaatttaaaagaaaatttttgAGATTAttactttaagtaaaagtacagacattcatgtgtTACCAATATCATATGAATGTCTGTAAGCAGAAGTTGTCAGTATGTGgctttattatattatattatattatatcacattacattatattatattattgttggTGCAGtgataatttaatattaaagcTGGTTGAGGGGGAGCTAATTTTAACTATTGTACAAGTATGGTTTTAACTTGAGTATGATCTACATAACaaagcattatattttattacatgcATTTGAATGTGATCACATATTTTGCATCTTTAAAATCTTGTTTCAGCACAAAAAGTAGTAATTAtagctgaagaaaaaacaaacaaattcttTCTCAGAAATCTCGTAACCTTACACTTTTTGTTTGGCACAACATGCAAACACGCAGGTACAGTTTAAAAGTACCTCCAAACACGCACACATTGTCCTTAAGTGAGGACAGACTGTtgttatgaaacatttttaatcagcatgttgtgcaaccaaaacatttaaattctcCTCCACGgcgctgctgcagctgtttttgatGACAGCTTCCGGCTGTTTGCAGTTCCACTTCCGGACAGGTTTCATAAACTCGGGACGAAAAGAAGGTAAGAAGGACTGACTGTTTGCTAACTTACATCGAAACTATTAATCATGCGGTTAATGTTAATGCAACTGTTATTACAGCGCAcaataattaattcattcacATGTCGAGATTTGGACGTAACGTCGTGAATCCGctgcttttattctgacattGCAAGGTTAACCGCGAGCTAACTTAGCTTAGCGCCAGGCTAACAGCAGCTAGCTACGTGAGCATGGGGGTCAGTGAGTCCTCTTTACATGACACCGAAGAGAGTCAAAAGGAGTTTATATCTGTAAATTATTATTCTCTTTCTTTGCAGGTTTGTTGACCTAAAACATTACAGCTGAAAGTGAATAAAGGGGTTGATAGCACTGCTTTCAGTCGCCCTCACCTTCGTTAGCTAACTCACAGCAGCCCTGACATAACAAACAACATCACATAACGAGTTACACAAGATCTCTGTGTACAATATTTCATTAAAGTAATTAATAGCCGCCaccaaaaaacatgacagttaaTGTGATGTGTGGTACGTTTATAGTGTTAGAACCAGTctgatttcactttttattgcttttgttttgatgcaGCTGCATGAGATATAAACGTTTGTTTTTACCTCAAATAGTACAACTTCTGAatcatttttgttactttatagGATAATttatatgcatgtatatatacatacataccaACTTGACTCGTATTTTTTCTCACGCCTTATTCAACAAATATGAACATGTTCTAAACATGTGTTTAAAAGCGATGTAACTTAAAAAGTATCCAGTAAAATCTGTCTATACATAAGCAGTTGTGTAAGTACTGCCTGAGGAGGAGGCTGGCAGAATCAGAGACTTCTTTGAAATCACTTCGTTTTAAGTATTGTCGtctctttttaatttgtctttgtttttatttgtcttttaatttttcccTTTAACTTTTTTACTCTGTCtcaattctgcttttttttgttgttgtttttttattattaatgtttattgcctttattttgcCATTGTATTGTCCTAACATGGTCTCTGGGGTTTCTTGTCTCTGTTGTGCTTTGTGTGtcaatgctgtttttaaaggtgcgatataaataaagttattctgattttttttttgagtaagtaaataaactgcatttataaaatgctttttaaaaccaGAGTTACAAGGTGCCGTACAGTGCAAGCAATAAATAGTACACAGATCTATAAAAAACAGTATGAAACTTATGCCTGCAAAAAATATAGCCTAAAATGAGTCACATTTTAACTTCAATCAGGAACTTTCTGAtaaaagaattttttaaaaaaaagtaataattagcCAATACAATTTGATATCAGCTTTCTGTATTCAACAGCTTGCAATGTGCATtgataaggatttttttttaagtgctgaGGTTCAGTACCTtgtcctcatctctctctctgagaaatctgtttttaataattactactactactactactatgcTGTTGTTGAA from Plectropomus leopardus isolate mb chromosome 18, YSFRI_Pleo_2.0, whole genome shotgun sequence includes:
- the LOC121958088 gene encoding potassium/sodium hyperpolarization-activated cyclic nucleotide-gated channel 2-like, which encodes MSSLSRSIDDQRGVGVGESPSHKPETSRYRSWSSLRFSRWRSSSQRTTPPATPSPRPEKRADLTKTLFSLVQTHNDDYTADPDGLLDTNEEGSCEDAGPPPEQSTYLQKQFVSMLQPGVNKFSLRMFGSHKGVAAEQARVKSFGVWIIHPYSDFRFYWDIVMLLLMMSNLVILPWGITFFEDQNTMPWITFNVLSDTLFLMDLVFNFRTGIPGEDSHIILDPKEIRMHYLRTWFMVDFVSSIPVDYIFLIVDLESRHESSDVYRTARALRIVRFTKILSLLRLLRLSRLIRYIHQWEEIFHMTYDLASAVVRIVNLIGMMLLLCHWDGCLTFMVPMLQEFPPDCWVSKNNMVNSTWHLQYSYALFMAMSHMLCIGYGAHPPEGMSDVWLTMISMVVGATCYAMFLGHATNLVQSLDASHRQYQEKYKQVEQYMSFHKLPADVRQRIHDYYEQRFQGKMFDEDSILGELSDPLKEEIVSYNCRGLVANMPLFANTDPHFVTVILTKLRFEVFQPSDFIIREGTLGRKMYFIQHGTVTVIPRGSKEITLNDGAYFGEICLLTQGRRTATVRADTYCRLYSLSVDSFNEVLEEHPLMRRAFESVAVDRLGRVARRPSYQPPAAE